A segment of the Nitrospinota bacterium genome:
TTCAAGGGGAACCCTGCAAAAACAAGCGGAACTCTTCCGGCTGTCGGCTCCCAGGCAAAGGATTTCAAACTTGTAAAGACCGATCTTTCCGAGATAACGCTTTCCGACCTGGCCGGAAAGAAAACAATACTGAATATTTTTCCAAGTCTCGATACCGCCGTCTGCGCCAGCTCCGTTAGAAAGTTCAACGTGGAGGCGGCAAATGTGAGCGGTACGGTTATTTTAAATGTCTCTGCCGATCTCCCATTCGCCCAGAAACGTTTCTGCGGGGCCGAAGGGATAGAGAATGCGGTGACCGCGTCAACATTCAGAAGCTCATTCGCATCGGATTACGGCCTTGAACTGACCGACACGGTCCTCGCAGGACTCTGCTCGCGCGCGGTTGTAGTGCTGGATGGAAAAGGAAAGGTGATCTACACCGAACAGGTGCCGGAGATCACGCAGGAACCCGACTACGAAAAGGCCCTCGCTTCTGTTAAGTAATTAGGCTTTACCAGTTTTACAAATTTGCCTGTCGCTGTCATGCCCGTGCAGACGGGCATCCAGTGTATTGGCTTTAAGATTGAATCCCTCTTAAGTTAGTCCTTGCACCTGGGGAAACGAAGACAACAGGTAAAAACATCTGGATCCCCGCTGGAGTTTATCCCCGCAGAGGTGGGGACGGGGATGACAGAAGGGAGAATACTTCGTCGTGAAAATGGCGCGCTACCGCACTTGATTACTATGTTAGAGCGCGGCACGGGAACCTCTACGAGGCCGGCAGTGCAGACTTGCCTGCTCTTGCGGCAACGTCCTGTTGCCGCTCCATCAGGCCCGACTCCCTGGCTAAATTGACCTCCTGTCAATTTGCCCTCGCTATCCGCTCGGGCCGCCAGTACGCTTCAAGTCTTGCCGGGAGGAAATATATACCGGTCAGGAACTAATAAACTTCATCGTAAAAATGGCGCGCCCGGCAAGACTTGGTCACTCTCGCATTTTCTCCTGAAAATGCTCCATCGACCCCGATACGTTTTCTCGCCAAACGTCCTGTTTTGCGTTGCTCCCTCTTCGGTCGCAAACGAAAACTCACTTCAAGTCTTATTAACTGGCAGGATTTTTACAAGAAAGGCAGAAGCCTTTCTTGTAAAAATGGCGCGCCCGGCAAGACTTGAACTTGCGACCTACGGATTAGAAGTCCGTTGCTCTATCCAGCTGAGCTACGGGCGCATCAATAAGGCAGTAATGGAAGAATATACCACGCCACGACCGGACGGCAAATCGCGAAATGTGCAGCCCCGGCATTCCCCTTCGGCGTGGAATACTATCCTGAAAAATCCCCTCATCCGTAATTCACATCCGGGATGTTCGTCGACGCAAGGCAAATGCCGGTTTCCTCTGAGAACTCCCAACTGTTTAAAAGGGAAAAGATTGGAAAAATGAGATGCAACTCTACGGCGGCGGAGCCTTTACCTAAACCGTTACGAATAGGGTAAAGACCCCTTCCGCTCGCAGATCAAACCAGTGCCATTCTTGTTTCGAGTTCATCCTCTATTACCTTTTCTATTCCGCCCATCCGGTTTATAACCTTCTTCAATTTCCTGTATGCCTCGATCACTTCGGGAGGAATATCTTCACTAACCTCAAGATCGCTATACGATATGTATGCCTTTATCCCGTATTTCATGTTCACGCCGAAATACCAGATCTGTCCGCCCTGAAAATAGCCGTCTCTGGTATCGTTCGTATGCGGATAGCCTCGCGGTGAAGTAATAACTACATGCGGTGCGACGACCCATGCCTTTTCCAACTCCGGCTGCTCGTTAAAATAAACCTCCACATATGACTGCTTTTCCGCGGATGCAGGGGTAAATAAAAGACCCGACAATATGAATGTAAATATCAATGCTCTATTCATTTCACTTCACCTCATTTCTTTCCGGCAATACTTGCGGACTTTTATCAAGAGCCGCAATACCGTGGTAACCTTTTGCTTCCAGTATCGTCATTCGGGTCTCTAGTCTTAACCAATAAATATGCATACATCATGCCGATAGGTATTAAAAAAATGTTTTCAATGGGATAGAAAAATGTTTCATTTATTTATGGCAACAAGTACAGAGGTAAAAACGTGACAAACAATAAATATTTGTAT
Coding sequences within it:
- the tpx gene encoding thiol peroxidase, coding for FKGNPAKTSGTLPAVGSQAKDFKLVKTDLSEITLSDLAGKKTILNIFPSLDTAVCASSVRKFNVEAANVSGTVILNVSADLPFAQKRFCGAEGIENAVTASTFRSSFASDYGLELTDTVLAGLCSRAVVVLDGKGKVIYTEQVPEITQEPDYEKALASVK